The DNA sequence CTTGCTGACGTAGTCGTCCATGCCCTCCTCGATCAGGCGTTCGCGGTCGCCTTTCATGGCGTAGGCGGTCAGGGCGATGATCGGGATCTTGCGGTCGTACCGGCGGCCGTCCGACTCGCGGATGGCACGGGTGGCTTCGATCCCGCTCATCTCGGGCATCTGGACGTCCATGAGGATCACGTCGATGGTCCGGCCCTTGTCGCACAGGATGTCCAGGACCTGGACCCCGTTCTCGGCGGTGACCACGGTATGGCCGAACATGGTCAGGAAGTGTTGCAGATACTTCCGGTTCATGGCGTTGTCGTCGGCCAGGAGGATGTTCAGGTGCAGGGTGCGCGGCGTGCGCGGCCTGGCGGGCGCAATCTCGGGTTCGGGCTCCTCGACCAGGCCGAACCAGGCGGTGAAGAAAAAGGTGCTGCCCAGGCCTACGGCGGATTCCACGCCTATCTCGCCGCCCATCATGTTGACCAGTTGGCGGGAGATGGCCAGCCCCAGGCCCGTTCCCCGATGTCTCTTACGCAGAGAACTGTCCGCCTGGGTGAAGCTGTCGAAGACCGCGTCGAGCTTGTCCTCGGGGATACCCACGCCGGTGTCGCGGACCTTGAACTCCAGGCAGACGCGCCCGGACTCCCGAGCGGAGACCGAGACGATCAGCTCCACCAGCCCGCGCGGGGTGAACTTGAGGGCGTTGCCGATGAGATTCCAAAGGACCTGGCCCAACTTGTCGGGATCACCGTTGAGCCGGGCGGGCACGTCGTCGGCCACGGTGTGGCGGAAAACCAGGCCGTTGAGTTCGGCCTGGGGCCCGAAGGAACGCACGCTGGTCTCCAGGGCCGAACGGAAGGTGAAGTCCTCGGGCTTGAGCTCCATCTTGCCCGCCTCGATCTTGGAGATGTCCAGGATGTCGTTGACGATGTTCAGCAGGGAGTTGCTCGCGTCGCGGATCATGTCCATGTGCTCGCGCTGGACTTCGGTCAATCCGGTGGTGACCATCATCTCGGCCATGCCGAGGATGCCGCTGATGGGCGTGCGGATCTCATGGCTCATGTTGGCCAGAAACATGGACTTGGCCAGGTTCGCCTCAAGCGCGACGGAGGAGGCCTCCTCGGCCGAGCGGTTGGCCTCCACGAGCTTGCGGCTCATCTCGCCGTAGTGGATGGCCGAACCGAAAAGATTGGCGGCCAGCATCATGGACTCGATCTCCACGGGCAGCCAGTCCCGCTCGCAGCGGTGTTCGGACAAGCCCAGGAATCCCCACCAGGCGTTCCCGGCGAAAACCGGCACGATCATGACCGAGCGGGCTCCGGTAGCCGCAAAGAGCGCGCCTTCCTCCTTGCGGAAATGCCGGACGTGGCCGGTGACCACCTTGCGCTTGAGCATGGCCCCGCGCCAGGTATCGTAGTGAGGCGAGAGCCTAAGGCCGAAATTCTCCGGCAGGGGGTCCAGGGGCGTGATCCCGTCCGCTCTCCACTCGTTGTGCAGAACCAGGGTCTCCGCGCCGGACGCGTCGGTGACCTTCTTAAAAAGATAGATGCGGGTCACGTCCGTGACCTTGCCGAGCTTGGTCAGGGCCTCGCTCACCCCCTCGTCCCAGTCCACCTTGCGCAGGAACCGGCTGGCGAAACTGGCCAGGACCTGGAGAATGGCATCCCGCCGGAAGAGCAATTCCTCAAATTCCTTTTGCAGGGAGACGTCCCGGGCCATGCCCCAGGCGCGGACGATATCTCCGCCCGGGCCCAGTTCCACTTCGCGGTTGACGTGCAGATGGCGAACCTGGCCGTCTCCGTCCACCACGCGATACTCGAAGTCCAGGGGCCACCCCTGGTCGAAGGTGGCCTCGTTGGCCCGGTCGAAAACCTCCAGATCGTCGGGATGGACGTATGGGCGCAGGCCGGACAGCTTGGGTCCCGGATCGGCTTCCCGGGCGAACATACGGCGCAATCCCCCGGACCAGCGAATGCGCCCCTCCCGGTCCATGGCCCAACTACCGAAGGCGTCGGTGCGCTCCATCCAGTTGAGTATGGAGCGCTCCCCCGCCAACCGCTCCTCCAGGTCGAGTCGGCTCTCCAGGTGGCGGAGGGCGTGAACCAGACAAGACCGTGTCTCGGGCCCC is a window from the Desulfovibrio sp. Huiquan2017 genome containing:
- a CDS encoding response regulator; amino-acid sequence: MRILILAGKEVAVEKLDLLPEGHEQAVVRLASVSRGVRRLEKDAADLVLFVPGPGDDSWARGVTRVRDEYGRQSMVLFAEPGFEAEALDRGAFDCFIWGPETRSCLVHALRHLESRLDLEERLAGERSILNWMERTDAFGSWAMDREGRIRWSGGLRRMFAREADPGPKLSGLRPYVHPDDLEVFDRANEATFDQGWPLDFEYRVVDGDGQVRHLHVNREVELGPGGDIVRAWGMARDVSLQKEFEELLFRRDAILQVLASFASRFLRKVDWDEGVSEALTKLGKVTDVTRIYLFKKVTDASGAETLVLHNEWRADGITPLDPLPENFGLRLSPHYDTWRGAMLKRKVVTGHVRHFRKEEGALFAATGARSVMIVPVFAGNAWWGFLGLSEHRCERDWLPVEIESMMLAANLFGSAIHYGEMSRKLVEANRSAEEASSVALEANLAKSMFLANMSHEIRTPISGILGMAEMMVTTGLTEVQREHMDMIRDASNSLLNIVNDILDISKIEAGKMELKPEDFTFRSALETSVRSFGPQAELNGLVFRHTVADDVPARLNGDPDKLGQVLWNLIGNALKFTPRGLVELIVSVSARESGRVCLEFKVRDTGVGIPEDKLDAVFDSFTQADSSLRKRHRGTGLGLAISRQLVNMMGGEIGVESAVGLGSTFFFTAWFGLVEEPEPEIAPARPRTPRTLHLNILLADDNAMNRKYLQHFLTMFGHTVVTAENGVQVLDILCDKGRTIDVILMDVQMPEMSGIEATRAIRESDGRRYDRKIPIIALTAYAMKGDRERLIEEGMDDYVSKPVDMHKLSEAIVRCTADHEPRKEATCRPAPPEPEASCEITLDVESLSKRFEGNMDLYKDILGLFLLEAAVKFRELDCGLKAMDAKATAAALHSITNISSHVLAMDVVNASRQLEKKCYCGEMDAVKTGVAELLPRFEALIRAVEKEAARL